Below is a window of Halarcobacter anaerophilus DNA.
TTTTATAATATTTAAATCGACTCCTTTTTCTTGTAAATATGTCAATGCATTTCTTGATTTTGAACATCTTGGATTATGCCAAATTGTTATTTTATCCATTAAAAACCTTTTTAAAATTTTGGTAATATATCATTTAAGCTCTCTAAACCTAACTCTTCCAAATCCAAATGTATTTGTCCCATTTTTTTTGATTTATTGTTTACTATAATAGGAGAAAAAATATTCATGGAAGAGTCTGAGACCTGCGGTTGTAGTACAAAAATATAAAAAATAGAAAGATCTTCTATTTTTTCAATTTCTAATCTTTTTTTGAAA
It encodes the following:
- the fliW gene encoding flagellar assembly protein FliW produces the protein MIFEVVVPIDGCEEEKEFKLTKMDDFFSVITGLQSEVSLKLMSFGALKTIAFELPEDFKKRLEIEKIEDLSIFYIFVLQPQVSDSSMNIFSPIIVNNKSKKMGQIHLDLEELGLESLNDILPKF